The Sesamum indicum cultivar Zhongzhi No. 13 linkage group LG1, S_indicum_v1.0, whole genome shotgun sequence genome includes a window with the following:
- the LOC105168401 gene encoding T-complex protein 1 subunit eta, with the protein MSAMLQPQIILLKEGTDTSQGKPQLVSNINACMAVADVVRTTLGPRGMDKLIHDEKGNTTISNDGATIMKLLDIVHPAAKILVDIAKSQDSEVGDGTTTVVLLAGEFLKEAKPFVEDGVHPQNLIRSYRNASYLAIQKIKELAVSIEGKSLEEKKSLLAKCAATTLSSKLIGGEKEFFATMVVDAVLTIGNEDRLNMIGIKKVPGGTMRDSFLVNGVAFKKTFSYAGFEQQPKKFVNPKILLLNIELELKSEKENAEIRLSDPLQYQSIVDAEWNIIYDKLDKCVKSGAKVVLSRLAIGDLATQYFADRDIFCAGRVTEEDLQRVAAATGGTVQTTVNNIIDEVLGSCDLFEERQVGNERFNIFSGCPSGRTATIVLRGGADQFIEEAERSLHDAIMIVRRALKNSTIVAGGGAIDMEISRYLRQHARTIAGKSQLFINSYAKALEVIPRQLCDNAGFDATDVLNKLRQKHALPSGEGAPYGVEINTGGIADSFANFVWEPAVVKINAINAATEAACLVLSVDETVKNPKSESAQGEAAASAMGGRGRVGGAFRGRGRGMRR; encoded by the exons ATGTCAGCCATGCTG CAACCCCAGATCATACTGCTCAAGGAAGGGACTGATACGTCACAAGGGAAACCGCAGTTAGTTAGCAACATAAATGCATGCATGGCCGTGGCTGATGTTGTGCGAACTACCCTTGGTCCAAGAGGCATGGACAAGTTGATCCATGATGAGAAGGGGAACACCACAATCTCTAATGATGGTGCCACTATAATGAAGCTTCTTGACATTGTTCATCCTGCTGCAAAGATTCTTGTAGATATTGCAAAGTCCCAAGATTCTGAg GTTGGTGATGGAACCACTACTGTAGTTCTACTTGCAGGAGAGTTCCTGAAGGAAGCGAAGCCTTTTGTCGAAGATGGAGTTCATCCTCAAAACCTTATACGGAGTTACAGGAATGCTTCTTATTTG GCCATTCAGAAGATCAAAGAATTAGCTGTTAGCATAGAGGGAAAAAGCttggaagaaaagaagagtTTACTGGCCAAATGTGCTGCTACAACACTATCGTCAAAGCTCATTGGTGGTGAGAAGGAGTTCTTTGCGACCATGGTGGTTGATGCTGTCCTTACCATTGGAAATGAAGACAGGCTAAACATGATTGGAATCAAGAAG GTTCCCGGAGGTACCATGCGGGattcttttcttgttaatGGTGTTGCCTTCAAAAAGACATTCTCATATGCTGGTTTTGAGCAACAACCAAAGAAATTTGTAAATCCCAAGATACTTTTGCTAAACATAGAATTGGAGTTAAAATCAGAGAAAGAAAATGCTGAGATTAG gctGTCAGATCCATTGCAGTACCAGTCAATTGTAGATGCAGAATGGAATAtcatttatgataaattggATAAATGTGTAAAGAGTGGAGCCAAGGTTGTTTTGTCACGGCTTGCTATTGGTGATCTGGCAACTCAG TATTTTGCAGACCGTGATATCTTTTGTGCTGGTCGTGTTACTGAAGAAGATCTACAGCGAGTTGCAGCTGCTACTGGTGGAACAGTGCAGACAACTGTGAACAACATAATTGACGAG GTTCTTGGATCTTGTGACCTATTTGAAGAGAGGCAAGTTGGCAATGAGcgatttaatatatttagtggATGCCCATCTGGTCGGACTGCCACAATTGTTCTTCGTGGTGGCGCGGATCag TTCATCGAGGAGGCAGAGCGAAGTTTACATGATGCTATTATGATTGTTAGAAGGGCTTTGAAGAACTCAACTATAGTTGCTGGTGGTGGTGCTATTGAT ATGGAGATAAGCCGGTACTTGAGGCAGCATGCACGTACCATTGCTGGGAAGTCACAGCTCTTTATAAACTCTTATGCAAAGGCCCTTGAGGTAATCCCACGGCAACTGTGTGATAATGCTGGTTTTGATGCAACTGATGTGTTGAACAAACTGAGACAAAAGCATGCCCTTCCTTCTG GTGAGGGTGCACCTTATGGTGTAGAAATCAACACTGGTGGCATTGCTGATTCATTTGCCAACTTTGTGTGGGAGCCTGCAGTTGTGAAG ATTAATGCCATAAATGCAGCCACGGAAGCAGCTTGCCTTGTCCTAAGCGTTGATGAAACTGTAAAGAACCCCAAG TCCGAGAGTGCACAAGGTGAAGCTGCTGCTAGTGCTATGGGTGGCAGAGGCCGGGTTGGAGGTGCTTTTCGTGGTCGTGGACGTGGAATGAGGAGATGA
- the LOC105168745 gene encoding E3 ubiquitin-protein ligase At1g63170, which produces MAFPISGHHCKSQTSKVPLLMERADSRNDNEHVIDIPSTGEASSSSSSHERPASGLEQQHGEDHPSTSASVSVHQPPLFSAGSNPRNPSIVRRGNSRGRQRSPLNSGLWITVELVLTLSQVIAAVIVLSLSKNEKPRAPLRAWIVGYALGCFAIVPLLYWRFKHRNQGFEQDASQLRQDTSQGDNDAGPLTRRVVEGEDRLTTGTSARGTQSTALPNSRLKVYVEYFKMGLDCFFAVWFVVGNVWIFGGHSSSAESPNLYRLCIVFLAFSCIGYAMPFILCTTICCCLPCIISVLGIREDFPQNRGATQDSINSLPTYKFKVKKNKSGNDKDNSSGAGEGGIVAAGTEKERAISGEDAVCCICLSEYVNNDELRELPCSHFFHKECVDKWLRINATCPLCKAEVGETILTSLTDATASLRNSTTV; this is translated from the exons ATGGCTTTTCCCATATCGGGACATCATTGTAAAAGCCAAACGAGCAAAGTCCCTTTGTTAATGGAGCGCGCAGATAGCCGTAATGATAATGAGCATGTTATTGACATTCCTAGTACGGGTGAGGCTTCTTCATCTAGTTCATCCCATGAAAGGCCGGCCAGTGGCTTGGAGCAGCAACATGGTGAAGATCATCCTTCTACTAGTGCAAGCGTTTCTGTTCATCAACCTCCACTCTTTTCTGCTGGATCAAACCCAAGGAATCCGTCGATAGTTAGAAGAGGAAATAGTCGAGGACGTCAAAGGAGTCCATTGAATTCTGGTTTATGGATAACTGTGGAGCTAGTATTGACACTTAGCCAAGTTATTGCTGCTGTTATCGTTTTGTCTTTATCGAAGAACGAGAAGCCACGTGCTCCTTTGAGAGCATGGATTGTGGGTTATGCTCTTGGTTGTTTTGCGATCGTTCCCCTTTTGTATTGGCGTTTTAAACATCGAAACCAGGGTTTTGAACAGGATGCATCTCAGCTCCGTCAGGATACTTCTCAGGGTGACAATGATGCGGGTCCCTTGACTAGGAGAGTCGTGGAAGGGGAAGATCGCCTGACTACTGGTACATCAGCCAGAGGCACTCAGAGTACTGCATTACCAAATTCAAG GCTTAAGGTATACGTCGAATATTTCAAGATGGGTTTGGATTGCTTTTTTGCTGTTTGGTTTGTGGTTGGCAATGTATGGATTTTTGGAGGACACTCATCATCTGCTGAATCTCCCAACTTGTACAG GTTGTGTATAGTATTTCTCGCCTTTAGCTGTATTGGATATGCAATGCCTTTTATTCTGTGCACTACAATCTGCTGCTGCCTCCCTTGTATAATCTCAGTCCTGGGCATCAGAGAAGATTTTCCTCAGAACAGAGGAGCTACTCAAGACTCAATTAATTCTCTGCCGacctataaatttaaagtcaagaaaaataagagtGGCAATGATAAGGATAATAGCTCGGGTGCCGGTGAAGGTGGGATAGTGGCTGCTGGAACAGAGAAAGAGCGTGCAATATCAGGAGAAGATGCA GTTTGCTGCATTTGCTTATCAGAGTACGTGAACAATGATGAACTCCGTGAGCTGCCTTGCTCTCATTTCTTTCACAAAGAATGCGTTGATAAATGGCTGAGAATCAATGCAACTTGTCCTCTCTGCAAAGCTGAAGTTGGTGAGACCATTCTGACTTCACTGACTGATGCAACTGCCAGCCTGCGAAATAGCACAACCGTTTAA
- the LOC105168665 gene encoding serine/threonine protein phosphatase 2A 57 kDa regulatory subunit B' kappa isoform, translated as MWKQILSKLPRKSQKPDQDLQRNPDSGPNTPSLGSGRIGAANPAAKRASAAVFPASVIAGIEPLLPFKDVSSSEKMNLFISKLSLCCVVFDFTDPAKNIQEKELKRATLLELLEFVSENPPKFSEPAILASCKMCSINLFRVFPPHCRSRNTSSGENDNDDEPMFDPAWSHLQIVYDFLLKFVTSTSLEAKVAKKYINHSFILRIIDLFESEDPRERDCLKAILHRIYGKFMVHRPFIRKCISNVFYRFVFEVEKHNGIAELLEIFGSVITGFALPLKEEHKVFLWRALIPLHKPKSLGIYFQQLSYCVTQFIEKEPKLASSVIKGLLKYWPITNSQKEVMFLGELEEILEVINMTEFQTVMVPLFCRIRRCINSYHFQVAERALLLWNNDQILNLIAHNRQVILPIVFPALEVNMQNHWNQAVLNLTLNVRKVLMEMDDALIMSCISNYQEQQEKMNVVDEKRKEVWEHLETAAASLKPIAGNTAVLVTH; from the exons ATGTGGAAGCAAATTCTCAGTAAGCTTCCGAGGAAGTCCCAGAAACCGGATCAAGATTTACAAAGAAACCCTGACTCGGGCCCTAACACACCGTCCTTGGGTTCGGGACGGATCGGTGCTGCCAACCCTGCAGCCAAACGGGCTTCTGCTGCTGTCTTTCCTGCCAGCGTGATTGCGGGAATTGAGCCATTGCTTCCCTTTAAGGATGTCTCGAGTTCAGAAAAAATGAATCTTTTCATTAGTAAGTTGAGTCTTTGCTGTGttgtatttgattttactGATCCTGCAAAGAATATTCAAGAGAAGGAGCTTAAACGAGCCACATTGCTTGAGCTTCTCGAGTTTGTATCCGAGAACCCCCCCAAGTTTTCGGAGCCTGCAATTTTAGCATCTTGCAAAATGTGCTCCATTAACTTGTTCCGTGTTTTTCCACCTCATTGTCGGTCAAGAAACACAAGTTCAGGTGAAAATGATAATGACGACGAGCCGATGTTTGATCCAGCGTGGTCACACTTGCAGATAGTATATGATTTCTTGCTCAAGTTTGTGACTTCGACTTCTTTGGAAGCGAAGGTTGCAAAGAAGTATATAAATCATTCCTTTATCTTGAGGATTATTGACTTGTTTGAATCAGAGGATCCCAGAGAAAGGGACTGTTTGAAGGCGATTCTGCATAGGATTTATGGGAAGTTTATGGTTCACCGGCCGTTTATACGAAAATGCATTAGCAATGTGTTCTACAGATTTGTGTTTGAGGTGGAGAAGCATAATGGGATTGCGGAGTTACTGGAGATCTTCGGGAGTGTGATCACGGGATTTGCTTTGCCTCTAAAGGAAGAGCATAAAGTATTCCTTTGGAGGGCATTGATCCCGCTGCACAAGCCGAAGTCATTGGGGATTTACTTTCAGCAACTTTCATATTGTGTAACTCAGTTTATTGAGAAGGAGCCAAAGTTGGCCAGCAGTGTGATCAAGGGGCTGTTGAAATATTGGCCAATTACGAATAGCCAGAAGGAGGTGATGTTTTTGGGTGAGCTGGAGGAGATTCTGGAAGTAATTAACATGACTGAGTTCCAAACGGTCATGGTTCCATTGTTCTGTCGCATCAGACGGTGCATAAATAGTTATCATTTTCAG GTAGCTGAGAGGGCTTTGTTACTCTGGAATAACGACCAAATTCTTAATCTAATTGCACATAACCGGCAAGTCATACTGCCAATAGTATTCCCAGCTCTGGAAGTGAACATGCAAAACCACTGGAATCAGGCCGTCCTGAACTTAACTTTAAATGTAAGAAAGGTGCTCATGGAAATGGATGACGCCCTGATCATGTCTTGCATTTCCAATTACCAAGAGCAGCAAGAAAAGATGAACGTAGTAGATGAAAAGCGGAAGGAAGTTTGGGAGCACTTGGAAACCGCCGCCGCTAGTCTCAAGCCAATAGCCGGAAACACTGCTGTTCTGGTAACTCATTGA
- the LOC105168570 gene encoding cyclin-A2-2-like produces MRHAVMNDESRSSYSREATVRITRARAKALDSSGGLPPLYPSAKQDGKALQTNSKRAASDVKKPAVGSAACPQRKKRATLKDITNITSQNVCTNCTASRGQHSKQDIHGSSQKNVKVAPACFAKRSQIPGDTRGNVMEGMNKIKVQELQENGSEQNLTIGPTEFVSGKMLGSEGPIPAKANSSKQVPLQIRCNKEDEKHCKKEENLDGRGIIDIDSKHEDPQMCSLYAADIYSNLYVTQLARRPLIDYMEKIQPDITQGMRAILIDWLVEVSDEYRLVPDTLYLTVNLIDRFLSENYIEKQKLQLLGVTCMLIASKYEEICAPRVEEFCFITDNTYTKDEVVKMESLVLNFLGFQLSVPTTKKFLRRFIQAAQLSHEVPSVELEFLANYLAELTLIEYSFLKFLPSLIAASAVFLARWTLNQSDHPWNPTLEHYTRYKTSDLRNTVLELQDLQLNTSGCMLNAIREKYKQSKFKCVSTLCPSKPVQSLF; encoded by the exons ATGAGGCATGCAGTTATGAATGACGAGAGCAGATCTTCCTACTCCAGAGAGGCCACTGTGCGAATCACACGAGCACGGGCAAAAGCCTTAGACTCATCAGGGGGACTGCCACCTTTATATCCTTCAGCAAAACAAGATGGCAAGGCCTTGCAAACAAACTCAAAAAGAGCAGCATCAGATGTCAAGAAGCCAGCAGTAGGTTCAGCTGCTTGTCCTCAGCGGAAGAAAAGAGCTACTCTTAAAGACATAACTAATATCACAAGTCAGAATGTGTGCACGAACTGCACTGCAAGCAGAGGTCAG CATAGCAAACAGGATATACATGGCTCCTCTCAGAAAAATGTAAAGGTGGCACCTGCTTGTTTTGCTAAGAGGTCTCAGATACCAGGTGATACAAGAGGAAATGTAATGGAAGGAATGAACAAAATAAAGGTACAGGAATTGCAGGAAAATGGTTCCGAACAAAACTTGACAATTGGACCAACTGAATTTGTCAGCGGAAAAATGTTGGGTTCAGAAGGCCCAATTCCTGCAAAGGCAAATTCCAGCAAGCAAGTTCCACTGCAAATTCGATGTAATAAAG AAGATGAAAAGCACTgcaagaaagaggaaaactTGGATGGTAGGGGCATAATTGATATAGATTCAAAACACGAGGATCCACAGATGTGTAGCCTGTATGCAGCCGATATATATTCTAATCTGTACGTAACACAG CTTGCCCGGAGGCCTTTGATTGATTACATGGAAAAGATCCAGCCGGACATCACCCAGGGAATGCGGGCTATTCTGATTGATTGGCTTGTTGAG GTTTCTGATGAATATAGGCTGGTCCCTGATACACTCTACCTCACTGTAAATCTTATAGACAGATTCCTATCTGAGAATTACATTGAGAAGCAAAAGTTGCAACTTCTTGGGGTAACCTGCATGCTAATTGCTTC GaaatatgaagaaatttgTGCACCTCGCGTAGAAGAATTTTGCTTTATCACAGACAATACCTACACAAAAGACGAG GTAGTGAAAATGGAAAGTCTTGTTTTGAACTTTTTGGGCTTCCAATTGTCTGTTCCCACCACAAAGAAATTTCTCAG GAGGTTCATTCAAGCAGCACAACTTTCTCATGAG GTTCCTTCTGTTGAGCTGGAATTCTTGGCGAATTATTTAGCAGAATTAACTCTAATTGAGTACAGCTTCCTGAAGTTCCTCCCGTCCCTAATTGCCGCCTCTGCTGTATTTCTAGCCAGATGGACACTTAATCAGTCAGACCATCCATGG AATCCAACTCTGGAGCACTATACAAGATACAAAACATCAGACCTGAGAAACACCGTTCTGGAATTGCAAGACTTACAATTGAACACCAGTGGATGTATGCTTAATGCCATCCgtgaaaaatataagcaatCTAAG TTCAAGTGCGTTTCAACTCTGTGTCCATCGAAACCTGTCCAATCACTTTTCTAA
- the LOC105168487 gene encoding photosynthetic NDH subunit of subcomplex B 3, chloroplastic, with protein sequence MSALSFSPVALRPPELSSNHRSSAVSLPRRRALSVSFASVSPETSTAPPQIPEIQLEFLGPKPGDPVNRATAISGEKLLRNIMLDNKIELYAAYGKVMNCGGGGSCGTCIVEIIDGKDLLNERTNTELRYLKKNPESWRLACQTIVGNKENFGKVVVQRLPQWKK encoded by the exons ATGTCCGCCCTGAGTTTCTCCCCTGTGGCGCTCCGCCCACCGGAGTTGTCCTCAAACCACCGAAGCTCTGCCGTTTCTCTCCCCAGAAGGAGAGCCCTTTCGGTTTCTTTCGCCAGCGTTTCGCCGGAAACCTCCACTGCACCTCCGCAAATACCCGAAATCCAGCTAGAATTCCTCGGG CCTAAACCAGGGGATCCAGTGAACAGAGCCACAGCAATAAGTGGAGAGAAACTGCTTAGGAACATAATGCTGGATAACAAGATTGAGCTCTACGCCGCATAC GGTAAGGTAATGAATTGTGGAGGGGGCGGAAGCTGTGGAACTTGTATTGTGGAG ATCATTGATGGAAAGGATCTCTTGAATGAACGAACAAATACAGAGCTTCGATATCTTAAAAAG AACCCGGAGTCTTGGAGGTTGGCTTGCCAAACTATAGTtggaaataaagaaaacttcGGAAAG GTGGTTGTCCAAAGGTTGCCCCAATGGAAAAAATGA